Below is a genomic region from Hippea sp. KM1.
TGATGTTATACATTAAGGTTTGATATTCAAAGGCTGGCCGCTAACCATAAAAACAAACCTCTCCGACATGGCGGCCACTCTTTGATTCAACTCACCAAGCAAGTCCATATACCGCCGTGATAGTGCATTGTCAGGCATAATACCCAAACCCACCTCATTTGAAACAACAATAACATCAAAAGAGGCAGCTTCTAATGCTTTCAAGAACAGCTCAATCTGATTCTCTTTTTTGTAAAACAACAGGTTTGAGACCCAAACAGTTAGACAATCTATCAAACAGACATCAAAGCCGTCTGCTTTGTTTAAAACATCGGCCAAATAGACAGGCTCCTCTTTTGTCTTAAAGAGATTACCCCTTTCCCGCTTATGCTTTTCTATTCTTCTTTTCATCTCATCGTCAAAGGCTTCAGCCGTTGCAACAAACAATCGATGTTTATAACCCAAAGAGAGCTCCAAAGCGTATCTGCTTTTGCCGGATTTTACACCGCCTGTGATCAGGGTTATTGCCATAGCACCTCCAAGTGCTTGAATTATATTTTAAAAAACTTAGAATTACAAGCAGTGAAAGAGGTCGCTTTAAACGCTAACGGTTTTAGAAAGATAAAAAACCGCCTGGTTTGGATATACAACAAAGAGATAGAAAGACTGCCCAACGGTATTGAAAAAGGCCAGATATGCAAGCTAACATACAAAGGCAACCCTGTTGCTTTGGCCTTTGTTAACCCTTTAAGCAAGATAACAGCAAGGATCTTGAGTTTTGCAAACGAAGATATAAACGGGGATTTTATCAGGCTTAGAATAGAAAGCGCCATAAAAAGGAGAAGCCATATAAAGAACACAAATTCCCTAAGGCTGTTTCACTCCGATGCTGACGGATTAAGCGGTCTTGTTGTGGATAGATACGCAGACAACCTCGTTGTATCGTTTGATTCTGCGGGCGTCGACAGGTTAAAAGACAAAATAATCGAAACGCTCGTTGAGCTTATTAAGCCAAAGGGCATCTATAAAAAAGACAACCCGATAAGGGAAAAAGAGGGGCTTGCAATAGAAAGCCAAACCGTGTATGGACAGATAGATGATGAGTTTATTGTTGAGGAAAACGGCAGAAGATTCATAACAAACCTCAAGCAATCCCAAAAAAGCGGTTTCTTTTTAGACCAGAGGGATAACAGACTAAAGGTTAGCCAATACAAGGCAGATAGGGTTTTGGATCTATTTGCCCATTCGGGCGGCTTTGGCATCTATCTAAACCCAGAATTCGTCAAATTCGTTGAGATCTCAGCCGATGCCTGTCAAAGGATTAAAACCAACTGCTCCCTAAACGGAGTAAAAAATTACCAAATCATAAACGGTGATGTATTTGATTTTTTAAAAAACGAAACAGAGACATACGATATGATAATCATCGACCCACCGGCCTTTGCAAAAAACAGACACGCAGTAAAGGGGGCGTTTAAGGGTCTAAAATACCTTATAACAAACAGCCTAAATTTAGTGAAAGAAAACGGACATATTGCCGTATTTAGTTGCTCAAACTCCATCGGTTTTAAGGAGTTGCTAAATCTGTCTTTATCATCCAGTATCGCCTCAGGCTGTAAACTCGAGGTTGTGGAATTCCTAAAACAGGCCAAAGACCACCCCTATATACTAAACATCCCATCATCGCTGTATCTAACAGGACTGCTTTTGAAAAAGACATGATGAAGGCATTTAAGATAAGAATCGAGGGCATAGTCCAATCGGTGGGCTTTAGGCCTTTCATATACAGGCTGTTTAAAAACTGTTCAGGATGGGTAAGAAACAACTCCGATTTTGTGGAGATATACTTAGAATGCCCAACCACAAAAGAGAAAATCGAACAACTGATAAAAGCCAACAAGCCGGAAAACGCCAGAATCGACTCCATCCACACAGAGGAATTTGCAATCACCAAGAGGGCATTTAAGGATTTTTCTATTAAGGAGAGCTCAAGCAATAACACAACACCGTCCATACCACCGGATTTGGGCATATGCGATGAGTGCGCCAAGGAGTTGCTTGATGAGAAAAACAGAAGATTCCTCCACCCCTTCATAAACTGCACCAACTGCGGGGCAAGGTTTTCTATAATCACAGGCGCCCCGTATGATAGAGAAAAAACCACAATGAAGCATTTTACCATGTGCCAAAGCTGTAAAGAGGAGTATAACTCACCACATAACAGGCGATTCCACGCCCAACCCATATGTTGCAACGACTGCGGCCCGGATTACTTCCTCATAAAACAAAAAAGGGTTATAGCAAAAGGGATCGAGGCGATAAGAAAACTATCGGAGGTTCTATCAGAAGGTGGACTGGCTTTAGTTAAGGGCATCGGCGGATACCACCTATACTGCGATGCTTTGAATGAGAATGCTATAGAAAGAATCAAACAGATAAAAAACAGGGAATCAAAACCCTTTGCCGTAATAGCAAGGGACATAGATGTTTTGAACGATTACTGTTTTGTATCCGATACAGAGCTAAAGCTAATCAAAAGCCAAACAAGACCTATAGTCCTTTTAAGGCTCAAAAGCGAAAAACTCAAGGCGGCCACAATGGAAAGCCCATACCTGGGGGCTATGCTGCCGTATGCACCGCTCCATTTATTGATATTTCACTTCTCAAAACTAAAGCTCCTTGTGGCAACAAGCGCAAACTTCACAGAGAAGCCGCTAATCTATTCGGATAAGGATGCCCTAAACTTCTCAAAGACAGAATATATCCTGACAAACAACCGCAGAATCATACGCCCCCTTGAGGACTCCATAGTAAAATCTATAAACGATAAAAAGTTGATATATCGATACGCAAGGGGCTTTGCACCGGGGGTCTATCTAAGAAAGACAAAGCCCAATATATTGGCCGTTGGTGGTGATTTAAAAAACAACATAGCCGTATCACTAAAAGACAAGGTCATTCTATCCCAATACAGCGGTGATTTGGAGGAGTATGAAAACTATTTGAGGTTTAAGGAAAAAATCGAGGACCTCCTTGGCTTTTTCAA
It encodes:
- the cobU gene encoding bifunctional adenosylcobinamide kinase/adenosylcobinamide-phosphate guanylyltransferase; this translates as MAITLITGGVKSGKSRYALELSLGYKHRLFVATAEAFDDEMKRRIEKHKRERGNLFKTKEEPVYLADVLNKADGFDVCLIDCLTVWVSNLLFYKKENQIELFLKALEAASFDVIVVSNEVGLGIMPDNALSRRYMDLLGELNQRVAAMSERFVFMVSGQPLNIKP
- a CDS encoding class I SAM-dependent rRNA methyltransferase → MKEVALNANGFRKIKNRLVWIYNKEIERLPNGIEKGQICKLTYKGNPVALAFVNPLSKITARILSFANEDINGDFIRLRIESAIKRRSHIKNTNSLRLFHSDADGLSGLVVDRYADNLVVSFDSAGVDRLKDKIIETLVELIKPKGIYKKDNPIREKEGLAIESQTVYGQIDDEFIVEENGRRFITNLKQSQKSGFFLDQRDNRLKVSQYKADRVLDLFAHSGGFGIYLNPEFVKFVEISADACQRIKTNCSLNGVKNYQIINGDVFDFLKNETETYDMIIIDPPAFAKNRHAVKGAFKGLKYLITNSLNLVKENGHIAVFSCSNSIGFKELLNLSLSSSIASGCKLEVVEFLKQAKDHPYILNIPSSLYLTGLLLKKT
- the hypF gene encoding carbamoyltransferase HypF, with protein sequence MKAFKIRIEGIVQSVGFRPFIYRLFKNCSGWVRNNSDFVEIYLECPTTKEKIEQLIKANKPENARIDSIHTEEFAITKRAFKDFSIKESSSNNTTPSIPPDLGICDECAKELLDEKNRRFLHPFINCTNCGARFSIITGAPYDREKTTMKHFTMCQSCKEEYNSPHNRRFHAQPICCNDCGPDYFLIKQKRVIAKGIEAIRKLSEVLSEGGLALVKGIGGYHLYCDALNENAIERIKQIKNRESKPFAVIARDIDVLNDYCFVSDTELKLIKSQTRPIVLLRLKSEKLKAATMESPYLGAMLPYAPLHLLIFHFSKLKLLVATSANFTEKPLIYSDKDALNFSKTEYILTNNRRIIRPLEDSIVKSINDKKLIYRYARGFAPGVYLRKTKPNILAVGGDLKNNIAVSLKDKVILSQYSGDLEEYENYLRFKEKIEDLLGFFKVKPDIVACDKHPNYLSSIYAEENFKNTIKVQHHKAHFASVLFEHQISKPAIGVVLDGTGFGDDGAIWGGEFFIYDSRSIERVGHFRYMPFAFTQKAIKEPFRLAILWLKHLNINDHPLFEKYTHITKVLGFIEKTKTTSAGRLFDVASVLLSIKEKSSYEAEAAIKLNYEAFKSSTRERFSYTIKDNIVDFSDSIAQLVQLSNKKSRSDLARMFHNTIIEGVFENIKNISSSYGIKTTALSGGVFQNEIILKGLISRLTDKGFEVHFNNTSPINDGGIALGQIWLANNGLNI